The Synchiropus splendidus isolate RoL2022-P1 chromosome 1, RoL_Sspl_1.0, whole genome shotgun sequence genome includes a window with the following:
- the plgrkt gene encoding plasminogen receptor (KT) produces MGFLLSKSMDANFKKQQEFMLHNSRLQMERQMMMQNQMRERQMAMQIAWSREFLKYFGTFFMVASVGLTVGAVKRKKPAMLAPILPLSFILTYQMDSAYGTLIHRIRGEAENIMVTELDRLDLPHGAPTFESIEKARRAKSSIAFLEK; encoded by the exons ATGGGTTTCCTGCTCTCCAAATCCATGGACGCAAACTTTAAGAAGCAGCAAGAGTTTATGCTGCACAACTCCAGGCTGCAG atGGAGCGTCAGATGATGATGCAGAACCAGATGCGTGAGCGACAGATGGCCATGCAGATCGCCTGGTCCAGAGAGTTCCTCAAGTATTTTGGGACTTTCTTCATGGTCGCGTCAGTGGGACTCACAGTCGG AGCGGTAAAGAGGAAGAAGCCGGCGATGTTGGCTCCCATTCTTCCCCTCAGCTTCATCCTCACCTACCAGATGGACAGCGCATACGGGACGCTGATTCACCGGATCAGAG GTGAGGCTGAGAACATCATGGTGACCGAACTTGACCGTCTGGACTTACCTCACGGAGCTCCCACCTTCGAGAGCATCGAGAAAGCCCGCCGGGCCAAAAGCAGCATTGCCTTCTTGGAGAAATGA
- the rln1 gene encoding prorelaxin H1, producing the protein MQWKVAVVGLSVVCVLGWCDSLPGEVMSKLIIPQHYGVKLCGREFIRAVIFTCGGSRWRRSAEGPVQWSSFSDIQSQDQQPAGQQDPEPTDPISPLLAQSSLSDLIALRSILGRLPQWLADLTLRALQKSSGFKAEVTPEAGERPTNKKRNLSLGLAGICCSHGCTKIDIGRLC; encoded by the exons ATGCAGTGGAAAGTGGCTGTGGTGGGCCTGTCGGTGGTGTGCGTGCTGGGCTGGTGCGACAGCCTGCCGGGGGAGGTCATGAGCAAACTGATCATACCTCAACACTACGGGGTGAAACTGTGCGGGAGAGAGTTCATCCGAGCTGTCATCTTCACCTGTGGAGGCTCGCGCTGGAGACGCTCGGCAGAGG GTCCAGTCCAGTGGAGCTCCTTCAGTGACATCCAAAGCCAAGACCAGCAGCCTGCTGGGCAGCAAGACCCCGAGCCCACAGACCCTATTTCTCCTCTCCTCGCTCAATCTTCCCTCTCTGACCTCATTGCCCTCCGCAGCATTTTGGGCAGGCTGCCACAGTGGCTCGCTGACCTGACCCTCCGAGCCCTGCAAAAGTCTTCAGGTTTTAAGGCTGAGGTGACCCCAGAAGCTGGCGAGCGACCCACCAACAAGAAGAGGAACTTATCTCTGGGTCTGGCAGGAATCTGCTGCAGTCACGGCTGCACCAAAATAGATATCGGCCGACTGTGCTGA
- the jak2a gene encoding tyrosine-protein kinase JAK2a isoform X1, translated as MACVILMDMDRSAPRPQAPDNDLLEDVSEVSLGTKSNMESATLSVHLYFLGKTGDGGGTPRASSDQVLTYPPGDYVAEELCIHAAKACGIAPVYLNLFGLMRESDQIWFPANHIFKLHESSRESLQFRIRFYFPGWYNSGSSSFAHRYGFSKGTETPVMDGCVMAYLFFQWRRDFLSGKVYTQLSHEDQEECLGLAVLDMMRLAKECGLSPVDICNETSYKSFLPSCMRSRIQKYNILTRKRIRFRFRRFIRQFGECKATVCNLQLKYLMSLEMLLPSLYTERFQVTDLSASEVTIVVMGNTGIQWSKGAEEELKTYCDFPEVIDIGIKQANKDGSVESRIVTLTRQDNQTLELEFHSLSEALSFVSLVDGYYRLVADAHHYLCKEVASPRLLECIQNYCHGPVSMEFTIGKLCRSGNNQGLYILRCSSRDYDKFFMSFVVGYDSMVEYKHCQIVRTESGEFILTGAKRRFGSLLELLNCYQKEALRTDGYTFQLIKCCPPNPKYKSNLLVCRNNQGLQVPDSPSLHRHISQMVFHKIRKEDLCLNESLGQGTFTKIFSGVRKELRDYGEVHHMDVVIKILDKAHRNYSESFFEAASMMSQLSHKHLILSYGVCVCGDEHMMVQEYGKFGSLDIYLKKNKSTVNITWKLEVAKQLAWAMHYLEDKNLVHGNICAKNVLLIRKEDRKTGSLPFIKLSDPGISITVLPREVLLERIPWVPPECIENAQNFSLATDKWGFGTTLWEICSGGDKPLSTLDSFKKNLFYEDRHQLPAPKWTELANLINSCMDYEPSHRPSFRAIIRDLNSLFTPDYELLVESDMVPNRARGLGLPWTAESHESAQFEERHLIFLKQLGKGNFGSVELCRYDPLQDCTGEVVAVKKLQHTTAEHLRDFEREIDILKSLHHENIVKYKGVCYSAGRRNLRLIMEYLPYGSLRDYLIKNKEHFDSKKLLLYALQISKGMDYLAMRRYVHRDLATRNILVESEIRVKIGDFGLTKVLPQDKEYYTVKEPGESPIFWYAPESLTDSKFSVASDIWSFGVVLYELFTYSDKNVSPPAVFMEKMGHEKQGQMIVYHLTKLLKQGYRLPAPGNCPKEVHKMMTECWCGDPGLRPTFKALVQVLETFRDNFDVLDIK; from the exons GTATTGCTCCTGTGTACCTCAACTTGTTCGGCCTGATGAGAGAAAGTGACCAGATATGGTTTCCTGCTAATCACATCTTCAAACTGCACGAGTCGTCCAGAGAAAGCCTGCAGTTCAGAATCAG GTTTTACTTCCCTGGCTGGTATAACAGTGGCAGCTCTTCTTTTGCACACCGCTATGGTTTTTCCAAAGGCACGGAGACGCCAGTGATGGATGGTTGTGTCATGGCATATCTGTTTTTTCAG TGGCGTAGAGACTTTCTGAGTGGCAAAGTTTACACCCAGTTGAGTCACGAGGATCAGGAGGAGTGCTTAGGACTGGCTGTGCTGGACATGATGAGACTCGCCAAAGAGTGTGGGCTATCACCCGTCGACATCTGCAATGAAACCAG ctACAAGTCCTTCCTCCCGAGTTGCATGCGGAGTCGTATCCAAAAATACAACATCTTGACTCGCAAGAGGATCCGGTTCCGCTTTAGGAGGTTCATTCGCCAGTTTGGTGAATGTAAGGCCACAGTTTGTAACCTCCAGCTCAAATACCTCATGAGCCTGGAGATGCTGCTTCCTTCGCTCTACACCGAGCGCTTCCAGGTCACAGACCTCTCTGCTAGTGAGGTCACCATTGTTGTCATGGGCAACACAGGAATCCAGTGGTCAAAAGGAGCAGAAGAG GAGCTGAAGACATACTGTGACTTCCCTGAGGTGATAGACATCGGCATCAAACAAGCCAATAAAGATGGCTCAGTGGAGAGTCGGATCGTCACCCTCACGCGACAGGACAACCAGACCCTG GAACTGGAGTTCCACTCCCTGTCTGAAGCCTTGTCATTTGTGTCGCTGGTGGATGGATATTACAGACTAGTTGCTGATGCGCACCATTATCTTTGCAAAGAGGTTGCCTCCCCAAGACTGCTGGAGTGTATCCAGAACTACTGCCATGGCCCTGTGTC AATGGAGTTTACAATCGGTAAACTATGTCGCAGTGGAAACAATCAGGGGCTCTACATTCTCCGCTGTAGCTCAAGGGACTATGACAAATTCTTCATGTCCTTTGTAGTCGgg TATGACTCGATGGTGGAGTATAAACACTGCCAGATTGTGAGGACAGAGTCAGGCGAGTTCATCCTCACTGGTGCCAAGAGACGCTTTGGTTCACTCCTGGAACTTCTCAACTGCTACCAGAAGGAGGCGCTACGAACTGATGGCTACACATTCCAACTTATCAAATGCTGCCCACCCAACCCCAAAT ACAAATCCAACCTGCTGGTGTGTAGAAACAACCAGGGCCTGCAGGTTCCTGACTCCCCGTCCCTTCACAGGCATATTAGCCAGATGGTCTTCCACAAGATCCGAAAAGAAGACCTGTGCCTG aacgaaagtcttggtcaaggaacattcaccaAGATCTTCAGCGGCGTGAGGAAGGAGCTGAGAGACTACGGCGAGGTGCACCACATGGATGTTGTCATCAAGATACTGGACAAGGCTCATCGCAACTATTCAGAG TCATTCTTTGAGGCTGCCAGCATGATGAGCcagctgtcacacaaacacttaATTCTCAGCtacggtgtgtgtgtctgcggagATGAGC ACATGATGGTGCAGGAGTACGGCAAATTTGGCTCCCTGGACATCTAcctgaagaagaacaaaagCACTGTCAACATCACCTGGAAGTTGGAGGTTGCGAAGCAGCTGGCCTGGGCCATGCACTATCTG GAGGATAAAAACCTTGTGCATGGAAACATCTGTGCCAAGAACGTTCTGCTGATTAGAAAGGAGGATCGGAAAACCGGGAGTTTGCCTTTCATCAAGTTGAGCGATCCTGGAATCAGCATCACAGTGCTGCCGAGAGAAG TTCTGCTGGAGAGAATCCCCTGGGTGCCTCCGGAATGCATCGAAAATGCTCAGAATTTTAGTTTGGCCACAGACAAATGGGGGTTCGGGACCACCCTGTGGGAGATCTGCAGTGGAGGAGACAAACCACTCAGCACTCTGGACAGCTTCAAG AAGAACCTGTTTTACGAGGACAGACACCAGCTACCCGCTCCTAAGTGGACAGAACTGGCCAACCTGATCAACAGCTGCATGGACTATGAGCCGTCACACCGCCCCTCCTTCAGAGCCATCATCAGAGACCTCAACAGTCTCTTCACTCCCG ATTATGAGCTGTTGGTAGAGAGCGACATGGTGCCAAACAGAGCTCGAGGCCTCGGGTTGCCCTGGACCGCTGAGAGTCACGAGTCGGCCCAGTTTGAGGAGAGACACCTGATATTTCTCAAACAGCTCGGCAAA GGGAACTTCGGAAGTGTGGAGCTGTGCAGGTACGACCCGCTGCAGGATTGCACCGGTGAGGTTGTGGCGGTGAAGAAGCTCCAGCACACCACGGCCGAGCACCTCCGAGACTTTGAGAGAGAGATTGACATCTTGAAATCTCTGCACCACGAAAACATTGTGAAATACAAAGGAGTCTGCTACAGCGCAG GGCGGCGAAACCTTCGCTTGATCATGGAGTACCTCCCCTACGGCAGCTTGCGAGATTATCTCATCAAGAACAAAGAGCACTTTGATTCCAAGAAGCTCCTGCTCTACGCACTGCAGATCAGCAAG GGGATGGACTATCTGGCCATGAGACGTTACGTCCATCGAGACCTGGCGACAAGAAATATCCTGGTGGAGAGTGAGATCAGGGTGAAGATCGGCGACTTTGGGTTGACCAAAGTGCTTCCACAAGATAAGGAGTACTACACGGTGAAAGAGCCTGGCGAAAGTCCCATATTCTG GTACGCGCCTGAGTCCCTGACTGACAGCAAGTTCTCCGTGGCGTCTGATATTTGGAGTTTCGGCGTCGTCCTCTATGAGCTCTTCACTTACAGCGACAAAAACGTCAGCCCACCGGCG GTGTTCATGGAGAAGATGGGTCATGAGAAGCAAGGTCAGATGATCGTCTATCATTTGACCAAACTGCTGAAACAAGGATACAGACTTCCTGCCCCGGGGAACTGTCCAAAGGAG GTTCACAAGATGATGACAGAATGCTGGTGCGGCGACCCGGGACTGCGACCCACCTTCAAGGCTCTGGTCCAAGTGTTGGAGACATTCCGAGATAACTTTGATGTGTTggacataaaatga
- the jak2a gene encoding tyrosine-protein kinase JAK2a isoform X2: MKDKEIRKGGGQRKELEFHSLSEALSFVSLVDGYYRLVADAHHYLCKEVASPRLLECIQNYCHGPVSMEFTIGKLCRSGNNQGLYILRCSSRDYDKFFMSFVVGYDSMVEYKHCQIVRTESGEFILTGAKRRFGSLLELLNCYQKEALRTDGYTFQLIKCCPPNPKYKSNLLVCRNNQGLQVPDSPSLHRHISQMVFHKIRKEDLCLNESLGQGTFTKIFSGVRKELRDYGEVHHMDVVIKILDKAHRNYSESFFEAASMMSQLSHKHLILSYGVCVCGDEHMMVQEYGKFGSLDIYLKKNKSTVNITWKLEVAKQLAWAMHYLEDKNLVHGNICAKNVLLIRKEDRKTGSLPFIKLSDPGISITVLPREVLLERIPWVPPECIENAQNFSLATDKWGFGTTLWEICSGGDKPLSTLDSFKKNLFYEDRHQLPAPKWTELANLINSCMDYEPSHRPSFRAIIRDLNSLFTPDYELLVESDMVPNRARGLGLPWTAESHESAQFEERHLIFLKQLGKGNFGSVELCRYDPLQDCTGEVVAVKKLQHTTAEHLRDFEREIDILKSLHHENIVKYKGVCYSAGRRNLRLIMEYLPYGSLRDYLIKNKEHFDSKKLLLYALQISKGMDYLAMRRYVHRDLATRNILVESEIRVKIGDFGLTKVLPQDKEYYTVKEPGESPIFWYAPESLTDSKFSVASDIWSFGVVLYELFTYSDKNVSPPAVFMEKMGHEKQGQMIVYHLTKLLKQGYRLPAPGNCPKEVHKMMTECWCGDPGLRPTFKALVQVLETFRDNFDVLDIK, from the exons ATGAAGGACAAGGAAATCAGAAAAGGTGGAGGACAGAGAAAG GAACTGGAGTTCCACTCCCTGTCTGAAGCCTTGTCATTTGTGTCGCTGGTGGATGGATATTACAGACTAGTTGCTGATGCGCACCATTATCTTTGCAAAGAGGTTGCCTCCCCAAGACTGCTGGAGTGTATCCAGAACTACTGCCATGGCCCTGTGTC AATGGAGTTTACAATCGGTAAACTATGTCGCAGTGGAAACAATCAGGGGCTCTACATTCTCCGCTGTAGCTCAAGGGACTATGACAAATTCTTCATGTCCTTTGTAGTCGgg TATGACTCGATGGTGGAGTATAAACACTGCCAGATTGTGAGGACAGAGTCAGGCGAGTTCATCCTCACTGGTGCCAAGAGACGCTTTGGTTCACTCCTGGAACTTCTCAACTGCTACCAGAAGGAGGCGCTACGAACTGATGGCTACACATTCCAACTTATCAAATGCTGCCCACCCAACCCCAAAT ACAAATCCAACCTGCTGGTGTGTAGAAACAACCAGGGCCTGCAGGTTCCTGACTCCCCGTCCCTTCACAGGCATATTAGCCAGATGGTCTTCCACAAGATCCGAAAAGAAGACCTGTGCCTG aacgaaagtcttggtcaaggaacattcaccaAGATCTTCAGCGGCGTGAGGAAGGAGCTGAGAGACTACGGCGAGGTGCACCACATGGATGTTGTCATCAAGATACTGGACAAGGCTCATCGCAACTATTCAGAG TCATTCTTTGAGGCTGCCAGCATGATGAGCcagctgtcacacaaacacttaATTCTCAGCtacggtgtgtgtgtctgcggagATGAGC ACATGATGGTGCAGGAGTACGGCAAATTTGGCTCCCTGGACATCTAcctgaagaagaacaaaagCACTGTCAACATCACCTGGAAGTTGGAGGTTGCGAAGCAGCTGGCCTGGGCCATGCACTATCTG GAGGATAAAAACCTTGTGCATGGAAACATCTGTGCCAAGAACGTTCTGCTGATTAGAAAGGAGGATCGGAAAACCGGGAGTTTGCCTTTCATCAAGTTGAGCGATCCTGGAATCAGCATCACAGTGCTGCCGAGAGAAG TTCTGCTGGAGAGAATCCCCTGGGTGCCTCCGGAATGCATCGAAAATGCTCAGAATTTTAGTTTGGCCACAGACAAATGGGGGTTCGGGACCACCCTGTGGGAGATCTGCAGTGGAGGAGACAAACCACTCAGCACTCTGGACAGCTTCAAG AAGAACCTGTTTTACGAGGACAGACACCAGCTACCCGCTCCTAAGTGGACAGAACTGGCCAACCTGATCAACAGCTGCATGGACTATGAGCCGTCACACCGCCCCTCCTTCAGAGCCATCATCAGAGACCTCAACAGTCTCTTCACTCCCG ATTATGAGCTGTTGGTAGAGAGCGACATGGTGCCAAACAGAGCTCGAGGCCTCGGGTTGCCCTGGACCGCTGAGAGTCACGAGTCGGCCCAGTTTGAGGAGAGACACCTGATATTTCTCAAACAGCTCGGCAAA GGGAACTTCGGAAGTGTGGAGCTGTGCAGGTACGACCCGCTGCAGGATTGCACCGGTGAGGTTGTGGCGGTGAAGAAGCTCCAGCACACCACGGCCGAGCACCTCCGAGACTTTGAGAGAGAGATTGACATCTTGAAATCTCTGCACCACGAAAACATTGTGAAATACAAAGGAGTCTGCTACAGCGCAG GGCGGCGAAACCTTCGCTTGATCATGGAGTACCTCCCCTACGGCAGCTTGCGAGATTATCTCATCAAGAACAAAGAGCACTTTGATTCCAAGAAGCTCCTGCTCTACGCACTGCAGATCAGCAAG GGGATGGACTATCTGGCCATGAGACGTTACGTCCATCGAGACCTGGCGACAAGAAATATCCTGGTGGAGAGTGAGATCAGGGTGAAGATCGGCGACTTTGGGTTGACCAAAGTGCTTCCACAAGATAAGGAGTACTACACGGTGAAAGAGCCTGGCGAAAGTCCCATATTCTG GTACGCGCCTGAGTCCCTGACTGACAGCAAGTTCTCCGTGGCGTCTGATATTTGGAGTTTCGGCGTCGTCCTCTATGAGCTCTTCACTTACAGCGACAAAAACGTCAGCCCACCGGCG GTGTTCATGGAGAAGATGGGTCATGAGAAGCAAGGTCAGATGATCGTCTATCATTTGACCAAACTGCTGAAACAAGGATACAGACTTCCTGCCCCGGGGAACTGTCCAAAGGAG GTTCACAAGATGATGACAGAATGCTGGTGCGGCGACCCGGGACTGCGACCCACCTTCAAGGCTCTGGTCCAAGTGTTGGAGACATTCCGAGATAACTTTGATGTGTTggacataaaatga